GTGGTGCCGATCGAGTTCGAACACCTGCCGGAACGCGCCCTGTTCAGCGAGATCCGCTACCTCGGGCTGGTCACCGACCGCGAGACGCTCGCCGAGCGGCTTCGCGCCCGTCCGGCGTGGCGGCAGTGGTCGGAGCCGAGGATCACCGAGACGCTGGAGTTCACCGACTGGCTGGTGGCCAACGCCGCCTCGATGTCGCCGCCGGTCCGCCTGCTGGACACCACCGGGGTGCCCACGTCGGACACCGCCGACGAGGTCGCCAGGTGGATCCACGACGAACTGGACCGCGATGCCGCAGGCGACGCCCCGGCCGAGGACTGACGCCGTAGCGCCGAATCGGCCTGCGCATTCCGGCTCCCCCGCCTGCGGGCGCGGCCGAACGACGACGAGAACGCCTGCCCACCCCGCCGCTCCCGCCGCACCGGTCTCGTTGGCCTGCCGGACACCGCCGCCGACCAGCGACGACGCGCTGTCGATCACAACTCCGCGAGCCGCCGCTCCAGTGCCTCGGCACGCACGTCACTGAGCCGCAGGGCCACGGTCAGCGCCGTCTCCCACGCACGACGAGCCTCGGCATCTCGACCGGCGGCGTGGTGGGCGGTGCCCTCGGTCGTGCGGGCGTTGACCACACACCACAGCCAGCCGATCCGCCGGGCCAGATCGGCTGCGGCGTCCGCCATGGTGACCGCGTCGTCCCAGTCGCCGAGGGCGAGGCGCATCTCCGCCAGCCTGGCCAGGGTGAACGCGGACAGGACGGGGGAGTCGACCTGGTCGGCCAGCTCGGCGGCCCGTAGTTGGGCGCTCACCGCGTCGTCTTCTCGGCCGAGGTGATGCAGGGCCTGGGCCCGATAGGACCACACGTTGGACAGGCCGTCGATGCAGTCCACCGAGGTGAACGCCCGCTCCGCCTCGGCGACCCGGTCGAGCACCCGACTCGCGTCGAGCGGCGCATCCTCGATGCTGTTGCGATCCAGGGCCGCCCTGGACAGCGCCGTCAGCGTCCAGCCCAGCTCGCGCTCCTGGCCCAGCTCGGTGCGGATGCGCAAGGCCTCGTCGAGATAGGCCGCCGCCCGGTCCCAGTCGGTTTCCTCGATGGCGATGACGCCGAGCGCATGGAGCATCCAGCCCTGGCCCAGCAGGTCCTCCGCTGCCCGCGCCGTCCGCAGCGCTGCCTTGGACGCCGTCCGCCAGATCACCCACGGCTTGGTCAGGGAGAGGTACTCCCACCAGACGACGGGCAGTTCCCAGGCCCGCCTGGTCAGGCCCGCGGCCGTCGCGAAGCGGACCCAGGACACCAGGTCGCGAGACCAGGTCTCGCACCAGGCGCGCCCCGCCTCGGCGGAGTCGAAGACCTCCGGTGTCACGCCGTCGGCCGGGGCACCGGGGGTCACTGCGGGGCCGCTCACGTGCGTGACGGCCTCATTCGCGTTGACGGCCGAGTGCACGAACCAGTCAGTCGCGCGCCGGGCCAGCAGCGCCCGCTCCACGTCCTCGACCTCCCCGAGTTCCTCGGCCAGCGCCCGCTGCGTGTCGTCGTAGTCGTATCGCTCCTGCTCACGGACCAGCAGCGCCCGGTCCACGAGGTCCTCGAGCAGCCGTCGTGCGTCGTCGACCTCGGCGGCGAGCACGGCGGCGGCGAGTCCGGGGGTGATCGGAGTGGGCAGCAGGGCGAGTCGCCGCCACGCTTCCCACCGTGCCCGCCCCAGCCCCTCGACGGCCCTCCGTCTCGTCTCGCCCTGTGCCGTCGCGCCGTTTCGATCGTCACTCATGACTCGGATGCTCGGCTGCTCTCGGTCGTTCGGCCACTCGAGAGCAGCCGAGCAGACGAGGCCGCCGGGGCCCGGTCCGCGCCCCGGATCGGCCCACCCGGCCTGCGGCGACCTCCCCTGCGGCCCCGGCAGGAGTCAGCCGATCGGATCAGGCCGTCTCCACCGTCGCGTCGGTGAACTGGGCGGCGTACAGCCTGGCGTAGGCCCCGCCCGAGGCCAGTAGCGCATCGTGGTCGCCCTGCTCGACGATCCGGCCGGACTCCATCACCAGGATCACGTCGGCGTCACGGATCGTCGACAGCCGATGGGCGATGACGAAGCTGGTGCGGCCCTCCCGCAGCGAGGCCATGGCGTGCTGGATGAGCACCTCGGTGCGGGTGTCCACCGAGCTGGTCGCCTCGTCGAGGATGAGGATCGCCGGTTCGGTGAGGAAGGCCCGCGCGATCGTGATGAGCTGCTTCTCGCCCGCGCTGACGCCCTCGCCCTCGTGGTCCATCACCGTGTCGTAGCCCTCGGGCAGGGTGCGGACGAAGCGGTCGACGTGGGTGGCCATCGCCGCCTCGACGACCTTCTCCCGCGTCGCGCCGTCGACCCCGTAGGCGATGTTCTCGGCGATCGTCCCGCCGACCAGCCAGGTGTCCTGTAGGACCATGCCGATCGGGCGGCGCAGCTCGGCGCGCGACATCGTCGCGATGTCCACGCCGTCCACGGTGATCCGGCCGCCGGTGACCTCGTAGAAGCGCATCAGCAGGTTGATCAGGGTGGTCTTGCCCGCCCCGGTCGGGCCCACGATCGCGACCGTCTGACCGGGCTCGACGGCCAGCGACAGGTCCTCGATCAGCGGCGTGTCCTCCTGGTAGCGGAAGGAGACCTCCTCGAACGCCACCCGTCCCGTGACCCGATCGGCCCGAGGCGCCGTCGCGGGATCGCGCTCCTGCTCCTCGGCGTCGAGCAGTGCGAAGACCCGCTCGGCGGAGGCCACGCCGGACTGGAGCAGGTTCGCCATCGACGCGATCTGGCTGATCGGCTGATTGAACTGCTGGGAGTACTGGATGAACGCCTGGACGTCGCCGATGGTCATCGAGCCGGAGATGATCCGCAGGCCGCCGATGACCGCGATCAGCACGTAGCCGAGGTTCCCGATGAAGCGCAGGGCGGGCTCGATGACGCCGGAGACGAACTGCGCGCGGAAGCTGGAGGCGAACAGCGCCTGATTGTGCTTCTCGAAGGTGTCCGCCGCCTGCTGCTGCCTGCCGAACGCCTGGACGAGGGCGTGACCCGTGTACATCTCCTCGATGTGGCCGTTGAGCTTCCCGGTGGCGGTCCACTGCCGGACGAACTGCGGCTGGGCCCGCTTGCCGATGGCCATCGTGACCAGGATCGACAGCGGCACGCTGATCAGCGCCACCAGAGTGAGCACCGGTGAGATCCAGAACATCATCACCAGCACGCCGATCAGCGTGAGCACCGAGGTCACGATGCGGTTGAGCGCCTGCTGGAGCGTCTGGGAGATGTTGTCGACGTCATTGGTGATGCGGGACAGGACCTCGCCGCGCGGCTGCTGATCGAAGTAGCCGAGGGGCAGCCGGGTGAGCTTCGTGGCGGCCTGTTCCCGCATGCGGTACGCGGTGGACAGCGCGATGCGGGCCGTCAACCGTCCTCGGATGAGGGTGAAGCCCGCCGAGGCCACGACGATCGCGATCGCGACGAGCAGCACCCGGCCGATCGCGGTGAAGTCGACGCCGGAGCCGGCCAGGCCGGTCACGACCAAATCGGTGACTCGGCCGAGCAGGGCGGGGACCACCACCGACAGTGCGACGCTGACGGCGGCGAGTACCAGGATGACGATGATCAGCACGAGATCGGGGCGCATCGAGCCGATCAGCCTGCGGGCGGAGCCCGCGAAGTCCATCGGCTTCTTGCTCGCCGCCGTGTTCCGATCCGCGGCAGCCGTACTCATGACGCCTCCTGCTCGGTGAGCTGGGAGAGCACGATCTCCCGGTAGGTCTGATTGCCCGCCATCAGCTCGGTGTGGGTGCCGGTGCCGACGACGCGGCCCTCGTCCAGGACGACGATGCGATCGGCGTCGCGGATGGTCGAGACCCGTTGGGCGACGATCACGAGGGTGGCGTCCTGGATCTCTCTGGCGAGTGCGGCGCGCAACGCCGCGTCGGTGGCGTAGTCGAGAGCCGAGAACGAGTCGTCGAAGAGGTAGATCTCCGGCCGCGCCACCAGGACCCTGGCGATGGCCAGTCGTTGCCGCTGTCCGCCGGAGACGTTGTTGCCGCCCTGTCCGATCGGACCGTCGAGTCCCTCCGGGAGCGCGGCGACGAACTCGGCTGCCTGTGCCACCTCTAACGCGTGCCACAGGTCGGCGTCGGTGGCGTCGGGTCTGCCGTATCGCAGGTTGGTCGCGATGGTGCCGGAGAACAGATAGGGCTTCTGCGGCACCAGCCCGACGATGCCCGGCAGCGTCGCCCGGTCCAGCTCCCGGACGTCGACGCCGTTGATGACGACGGCTCCGCCGGTCGTGTCGGCCAGTCGGGGGATCAGGTTCAGCAGCGTCGTCTTCCCGCTCCCGGTGGAGCCGATGACGGCCGTGGTCTGGCCTGGACGTGCGATCAGGTTCACGTCCCGCAGGACCTGTTCCTCGGCGCCGGGATAGCCGAAGTCGACGCCCCGGAGTTCGAGCAGGCCGTGACCGGCGTCCGCGGTCCTCGGGCTCGGCGGGCGGGTGAGGCTGGTGGTGGTGTCGAGCACCTCCTGGACGCGTTCGGCGCAGACCCGCGCCCTGGGCGTCATCATGAAGGCGAAGGTCGCCATCATGACCGCCATCAGGATCTGCATGAGGTAGCTGAGGAAGGCGATCAGCGCACCGAACTGCATCGACCCGCCTGCGATGCGGTGGCTGCCGAACCACATGACGGCCACGCTGGAGAACTCCATGATCAGCATCACCGCAGGCATCATCACGGCCATCAGCCTGCCGAAGCGCAGGGAGACGCTCATCAGCTCGGTGTTCGCGCCTGCGAACCGCTGACGTTCATGCTCGTCGCGGACGAAGGCGCGGATGACGCGGATTCCGGTGATCTGCTCGCGAGCCACCCGGTTGACGTCGTCGATGCGCTCCTGCATCTGGCGGGCCAGCGGACCCATCCGCCCCACGATCGCCAACATCACGATGATCAACGCGGGCAGGATGAACAGCAGCAGCCCGGACAGCGGCACATCCTGGTTCAGGGCCATCAGCGCGCCGCCGATGCCCATGATCGGCGCGGGCACCATGAGGACGAACCCCATGAGCACCAGCATCTGCACCTGCTCGACGTCGTTCGTGGTGCGGGTGATGAGCGAGGGCGCCCCGAACCGGCCGACCTCGCGGACGGAGAACTCCTGGACTCGGCTGAAGACGGCCGCCCGGATGTCCCGGCCCACCGCCATCGCGGTGCGGGCGGCGAAGAACACCCCCGCCGCGGCGCAGGCGATCTGCAGGAGCGTCACGCCGAGCATCACGGCGCCGCTGCGCAGGATGTAGGCGGTGTCACCACGGATGACGCCGTTGTCGATGATGTCGGCGTTGAGGGCGGGCAGCCAGAGCATCGCGAGCATCTGGCCGAACTGGAAGAGGATCACCAGCGCGACAGAACGGCGATGCGGACGCAGGTGCACGCGCAGCAGCCTGCGCAGCGAGCCCGGCGTCCGGCGACCGGCTCGCGGACCCGCCTCGGAGGTGGCCGAGTCGGTCGAGGTCATCGGAGATCTCCGCTCTCGTGGGACGGGGAGTGGCGAAGACCGCCGAGCGCGGGTGTCGTGAGACGCCACGGGACTGAGCCTTCAATACCACCTGTCGAGCGAGAATCGACGGGGAGGACGGTCACGATGGAGACCGTCGGCCTGGACCGCCGAGGGACAGGCGCGTCGGACGTGGGGCCGCGTGATCGGGCGGCGGCGTGGGCTGCCGAGTGGTGAATTGCGGCGTGGTGGGCGCAGTCATGCTCTCATCCTGGTACCTGAACAATACTTGAGGTCAAATCGAGCGCGGGTATCGCGCCTGATCGTGGCGGGTGGGACCGGGAACGCGGAACGCGCGGACCAGTCGGACCGGCCTGATGGCAACGGACGGAGGCGGGTGCGGAGTTCCCCGCCGGAGTCGCCCGGCCGACGCGAGGACTCCCGCCCGTTCGGCCCGGCGGCTGCGGCGGACGGCGGCCTGCCCTGCGCAGGCGCTCACCACATCGGGTGATGGTCGCCGAACCCGGTCGTGAAGTGTGTTCGAGGCCGATGCCGGGGAGACGTGGGGTGTCGTGCATCACCACGGCTTCTCGGACACGACGCCTCCGATTCCGTGCGAGCCGCCGCAGGCGCGACGGGCGGCCACCGCGTGAGACAGCCGGGGCGGGTTCGGCCCGCGCCCGGTCGAGGATGACTCCTCCGACGGCCGCCGGGCAAGCGGATTTCCCGATGCACGCCGGGCCTGCGGAGCGGCGGAACCAGGCAGAGTGGTGCCGGACAGCTTCACCGTTCGGCCGGATGGCGTGCGCGGGTGTCACGAGACCGGGGTGTGCGAACCGATCAGGTGCCGGACAGGAACTCCCGCAGCAGCGCCCGGAACTCGGCGGGCCGCTCGCGCCATGGCTGGTGTCCGGCACCCGCGACCACCGAGGACTCGGCGTCCGGCAGCGCCGAGACCAGTGCGTCGACGCCCTCGCGGGGACGGGGATCCTCGGCGCCGTGGACGACCAGGACCGGCGCTCTCACCCGCGCGCACGCCGCGCGCTCGGCCTCGCCCGCCCAGCGGTCGCACTCGGCGTTGAGCGCGGTGTTGGCGGCCGAGTTCAGCGGCAGCGGGGTGACGGCGTCGGCTCCGGCCATCGCCGCCGCGCGCGTGGGATCGGCGAAGTCGGGCTGCCAGCACAGCGTGCGCCACTCCACCTCCTCCGCGTGGGAAC
The Actinoalloteichus fjordicus DNA segment above includes these coding regions:
- a CDS encoding ABC transporter ATP-binding protein, translating into MTSTDSATSEAGPRAGRRTPGSLRRLLRVHLRPHRRSVALVILFQFGQMLAMLWLPALNADIIDNGVIRGDTAYILRSGAVMLGVTLLQIACAAAGVFFAARTAMAVGRDIRAAVFSRVQEFSVREVGRFGAPSLITRTTNDVEQVQMLVLMGFVLMVPAPIMGIGGALMALNQDVPLSGLLLFILPALIIVMLAIVGRMGPLARQMQERIDDVNRVAREQITGIRVIRAFVRDEHERQRFAGANTELMSVSLRFGRLMAVMMPAVMLIMEFSSVAVMWFGSHRIAGGSMQFGALIAFLSYLMQILMAVMMATFAFMMTPRARVCAERVQEVLDTTTSLTRPPSPRTADAGHGLLELRGVDFGYPGAEEQVLRDVNLIARPGQTTAVIGSTGSGKTTLLNLIPRLADTTGGAVVINGVDVRELDRATLPGIVGLVPQKPYLFSGTIATNLRYGRPDATDADLWHALEVAQAAEFVAALPEGLDGPIGQGGNNVSGGQRQRLAIARVLVARPEIYLFDDSFSALDYATDAALRAALAREIQDATLVIVAQRVSTIRDADRIVVLDEGRVVGTGTHTELMAGNQTYREIVLSQLTEQEAS
- a CDS encoding ABC transporter ATP-binding protein produces the protein MSTAAADRNTAASKKPMDFAGSARRLIGSMRPDLVLIIVILVLAAVSVALSVVVPALLGRVTDLVVTGLAGSGVDFTAIGRVLLVAIAIVVASAGFTLIRGRLTARIALSTAYRMREQAATKLTRLPLGYFDQQPRGEVLSRITNDVDNISQTLQQALNRIVTSVLTLIGVLVMMFWISPVLTLVALISVPLSILVTMAIGKRAQPQFVRQWTATGKLNGHIEEMYTGHALVQAFGRQQQAADTFEKHNQALFASSFRAQFVSGVIEPALRFIGNLGYVLIAVIGGLRIISGSMTIGDVQAFIQYSQQFNQPISQIASMANLLQSGVASAERVFALLDAEEQERDPATAPRADRVTGRVAFEEVSFRYQEDTPLIEDLSLAVEPGQTVAIVGPTGAGKTTLINLLMRFYEVTGGRITVDGVDIATMSRAELRRPIGMVLQDTWLVGGTIAENIAYGVDGATREKVVEAAMATHVDRFVRTLPEGYDTVMDHEGEGVSAGEKQLITIARAFLTEPAILILDEATSSVDTRTEVLIQHAMASLREGRTSFVIAHRLSTIRDADVILVMESGRIVEQGDHDALLASGGAYARLYAAQFTDATVETA